From Hippoglossus stenolepis isolate QCI-W04-F060 chromosome 19, HSTE1.2, whole genome shotgun sequence, the proteins below share one genomic window:
- the kif9 gene encoding kinesin-like protein KIF9, protein MKAHSGNVGVFVRIRPTANFAQGLVECLPDGQTVNIYHRRDSKKTQDFIKGQPNSWSFRLEGVLQDVSQEEVYDRVCHPVVQGAFDGYNGTVMCFGQTGAGKTYTMTGSTKSYKQRGFIPRALQQVFQEIEKRTDFSFSVQLSFMEIYNETLLDLLSPVQDSSPPSARGMVVMEEPGRGVVIKGLSLHPVFSEEDALDLMFEADMNRITGSHALNRNSSRSHCIFTLHIESRSRTLSEAKYITSKLSLVDLAGSERLGKTGSEGQTLKESTYINKSLSFLEQTILALADRRRDHVPFRQTKLTHALKNSLGGNCNTVLVANVYGEAEHLDETLCTMHFARRMKNVQIQPAINEHMDPALQVKKLQKELVMLKEELSIHNTLLNIQSIEHEPLSEAQLAEISIQVQSYLDGSLMEISVMSIRQVEAVFAQFKLAVQKQEQKVVICNTCSSMKKDQGPVTSDMKESDGRSVTEDAEATQSHKHTRRANTATTKTKKSRDKHSTTQGEGSPSSRKRCESSSRKQSSVQTSENSQEPDAQNQEAQPPEPVQSESPPTKSESFEDFKVGPGSKINSILKENKAVLLERQSLLRQLTEEINALKGEIDAVMSTLLQHKQMRAAQEDKYPVLDEEPDAASLLQLRELKTLYRLRHVALHDVKAEVNYCEHLVHQCRVRLVSEFETWYKTASLLPAEKTLALSDDTEQQPQDELPPDASSAQFFHNARCRTQKRRDVRAHSGHRRLLPTLPAT, encoded by the exons ATGAAGGCTCACAGCGGGAATGTCGGCGTGTTTGTCCGGATCAGACCAACCGCTAACTTCGCTCAGGGCCTCGTGGAATGTCTCCCTGACGGACAG ACTGTGAACATCTACCATAGGAGAGACAGCAAGAAGACCCAGGACTTTATAAAAGGACAACCCAACTCCTGGTCCTTCCGCCTGGAGGGGGTCCTGCAGGACGTGTCCCAGGAGGAGGTGTATGACCGAGTGTGTCACCCGGTGGTCCAGGGAGCGTTTGACGGTTATAACG GCACTGTGATGTGCTTTGGGCAGACAGGTGCAGGGAAAACCTACACCATGACAGGGTCCACAAAATCATACAAGCAGCGAGGATTCATCCCTCGAGCTCTTCAACAG GTGTTTCAGGAGATCGAGAAGAGGACTGACTTTTCCTTCTCAGTGCAACTGTCCTTCATGGAGATCTACAATGAGACGCTGTTGGACCTGCTGTCCCCAGTGCAGGACTCGTCTCCCCCATCTGCTCGGGGCatggtggtgatggaggagcCGGGCAGAGGAGTGGTTATCAAAGGTCTGTCTCTCCACCCAGTGTTCAGTGAAGAGGACGCACTTGACCTGATGTTTGAG GCTGATATGAACCGCATCACTGGATCTCATGCCCTGAACAGGAACTCCTCCAGGTCCCACTGTATCTTCACCCTTCACATCGAG TCTCGCTCGCGGACTTTATCCGAAGCCAAATACATCACCTCCAAGCTGAGTCTGGTGGATCTAGCCGGGTCAGAGCGGCTGGGAAAGACCGGG TCCGAGGGTCAGACGTTAAAAGAATCCACGTACATCAACAAGTCCTTGTCCTTCCTGGAGCAGACCATCCTGGCCCTGGCAGACCGCCGCAGGGACCACGTTCCCTTCAGACAGACCAAACTCACGCACGCCCTCAAAAATTCCCTGG gAGGGAACTGCAACACGGTGCTTGTGGCCAACGTGTACGGGGAGGCTGAACATTTAGATGAAACA CTTTGTACTATGCATTTTGCAAGAAGaatgaaaaatgtccagattCAACCAGCTATTAATGAACACATGGATCCAGCT CTCCAGGTCAAGAAACTTCAGAAGGAGCTGGTGATGCTGAAAGAGGAGCTGTCCATCCATAACACTCTG TTGAACATACAGAGCATCGAGCACGAGCCGCTGTCTGAAGCCCAGTTGGCCGAGATCAGCATTCAGGTCCAGAGCTACCTGGACGGAAGCCTAATGGAAATCAGC GTCATGAGTATCAGGCAGGTCGAAGCTGTATTCGCCCAGTTTAAACTCGCTGTGCA GAAACAGGAGCAGAAGGTTGTGATATGCAACACCTGCAGCTCGATGAAGAAAGACCAAGGTCCCGTCACATCTGATATGAAG GAGTCGGATGGCAGAAGCGTGACTGAGGATGCGGAGGCTACTCAGTCGCATAAACACACTCGGCGTGCAAATACAGCCACAACCAAAACCAAGAagtccagagacaaacacag CACGACGCAGGGAGAAGGGAGTCCATCGTCAAGGAAGCGCTGCGAGAGTTCCTCCAGGAAGCAGAGCTCTGTCCAGACGTCTGAGAATTCCCAGGAACCAGATGCTCAGAACCAGGAGGCACAGCCACCTGAACCCGTTCAGTCAGA gtCTCCTCCAACCAAATCAGAATCCTTTGAGGATTTTAAGGTGGGACCAGGCAGCAAGATCAACAGCATCCTGAAGGAGAACAAAGCCGTGCTGCTGGAGCGCCAGAGTCTTCTCCGTCAGCTCACTGAGGAGATCAACGCCCTCAAGGGAGAGATAGATGCTGTCATGTCCACCCTACTGCAACACAAGCAGATGAGAGCGGCTCAAG AAGATAAATATCCGGTTTTGGACGAGGAGCCGGACGCCGcctcgctgctgcagctcagagagcTGAAGACTCTGTATCGGCTGAGGCACGTGGCGCTGCACGACGTCAAGGCAGAGGTCAACTACTGTGAACACCTGGTGCATCAGTGCAGGGTGCGCCTGGTCTCAG AGTTTGAGACCTGGTATAAGACGGCTTCCCTGTTACCTGCGGAGAAGACACTTGCACTG AGTGACGATACCGAGCAGCAGCCGCAGGACGAGCTTCCTCCCGACGCCTCCAGTGCTCAGTTCTTCCACAACGCTCGCTGCCGGACACAGAAAAGG AGAGACGTCAGGGCACACTCCGGCCACAGGAGGCTCCTTCCAACTCTACCTGCTACTTAA
- the cdv3 gene encoding protein CDV3 homolog isoform X1 codes for MADMPEKSLDDFFAKRDKKKKKEKGKGKEPPPGLVSAMVKKTKREKSTSTKSENQDAQIEKDEEWKEFEQKEVDYSGLRLQALQMSDEREEDEYEKEEVGEDGEIILVSGDKVSGPWNKSGGGPPPAAAPIEEEEVPESKPSGVYRPPGARLTTTKRGPSQGPPEIFNDAQFPSLLATAKHVETRKDREMEKTFEVVKHRNRGRDETSGASTQQLQLDNQYAILGDK; via the exons ATGGCGGATATGCCGGAGAAGAGCCTGGACGACTTCTTCGCGAAGcgggacaagaagaagaagaaggagaagggcAAGGGCAAGGAGCCGCCGCCCGGACTCGTGTCCGCGATGgtgaagaagacgaagaggGAGAAGTCGACGTCGACGAAGAGCGAGAACCAGGACGCGCAGATCGAGAAG GACGAGGAATGGAAAGAGTTTGAGCAGAAAGAAGTGGACTACAGTGGTCTCCGGCTCCAGGCTCTCCAGATGAG TGACGAGAGGGAGGAAGACGAGTACGAGAAGGAGGAGGTCGGTGAGGATGGAGAGATCATTCTGGTGAGCGGAGACAAGGTGTCGGGGCCCTGGAACAAATCTGGAGGtggtcctcctcctgctgctgcgcCCATCG aggaggaagaggttcCTGAATCGAAGCCTTCTGGCGTATATCGCCCTCCAGGGGCTCGGCTGACCACCACCAAACGAGGTCCCAGTCAGGGCCCTCCTGAGATCTTCAATGACGCACAGTTCCCGTCTCTACTGGCCACCGCCAAGCATGTGGAGACACGCAA GGACAGAGAAATGGAGAAGACCTTTGAGGTTGTGAAACACAGGAACCGTGGTAGAGATGAGACCAGTGGCGCTTCTACGCAGCAATTGCAGCTTGACAACCAGTACGCCATCCTCGGGGATAAGTAG
- the cdv3 gene encoding protein CDV3 homolog isoform X2, which yields MADMPEKSLDDFFAKRDKKKKKEKGKGKEPPPGLVSAMVKKTKREKSTSTKSENQDAQIEKDEEWKEFEQKEVDYSGLRLQALQMSDEREEDEYEKEEVGEDGEIILVSGDKVSGPWNKSGGGPPPAAAPIEEEEVPESKPSGVYRPPGARLTTTKRGPSQGPPEIFNDAQFPSLLATAKHVETRK from the exons ATGGCGGATATGCCGGAGAAGAGCCTGGACGACTTCTTCGCGAAGcgggacaagaagaagaagaaggagaagggcAAGGGCAAGGAGCCGCCGCCCGGACTCGTGTCCGCGATGgtgaagaagacgaagaggGAGAAGTCGACGTCGACGAAGAGCGAGAACCAGGACGCGCAGATCGAGAAG GACGAGGAATGGAAAGAGTTTGAGCAGAAAGAAGTGGACTACAGTGGTCTCCGGCTCCAGGCTCTCCAGATGAG TGACGAGAGGGAGGAAGACGAGTACGAGAAGGAGGAGGTCGGTGAGGATGGAGAGATCATTCTGGTGAGCGGAGACAAGGTGTCGGGGCCCTGGAACAAATCTGGAGGtggtcctcctcctgctgctgcgcCCATCG aggaggaagaggttcCTGAATCGAAGCCTTCTGGCGTATATCGCCCTCCAGGGGCTCGGCTGACCACCACCAAACGAGGTCCCAGTCAGGGCCCTCCTGAGATCTTCAATGACGCACAGTTCCCGTCTCTACTGGCCACCGCCAAGCATGTGGAGACACGCAAGTAA